The nucleotide window ATCCAAATTAAGTGAATATTCAATATCTCCGCCTTATTCAATTTGAAATAGGATGTTTGAAATTTGAATTTAATGCATAGGATTTTTACGCTAACAGGCAGAAATTTGCGCTAATGTTTTTACCGACGACTAAAGATGAAATGAAACGGCTCGGGTGGGATGTCTGCGACGTTATTCTGATCACCGGCGACGCTTACATTGACAGTCCGCACATCGGCGTCGCGGTCGTCGGAAAAGTTCTGCTGAACGCCGGCTACCGGGTCGGGATTATCGCCCAACCAGCGTTAAACGTTCCGGATGATATTACGCGCCTCGGCGAACCGGCATTGTTCTGGGGAGTCAGCGGCGGTTCGATTGATTCCATGATCGCCAATTATACCGCTTCACTGAAAAAACGACGGAGCGACGATTTTACGCCGGGCGGTATAAACAATCGCCGCCCCGACCGCGCGACGATTGTTTATGCCAATCTGATTCGGCGGCATTTCAAAGACACGAAATCAATTGTTCTCGGCGGAATTGAAGCCAGTCTTCGGCGTGTCGCGCATTATGATTACTGGTCCGACAAAATACGAAAATCAATCCTATTTGACGCCAAAGCCGACGTTCTCGTTTACGGCATGGGTGAAAAAACAACCATAAAAATAGCCGAACGGTTAAAAAACGGCGCGGATTTTCGGGATGTCCGCGGAATTTGCTACATCGCAAAGGAGTGTCCTCCAAACGCGCTTCTGCTTCCATCTTATGAAGAGGTCGTCGGGAATAAACGCCGGTTCATCGATATGTTTCAGACATTTTACCAGAATAGCGATCCAATTACCGCAAAGACTTTGTGTCAGCCGAACGACGACCGGTTCCTGATTCAGAATCCGCCGCAGTTTTATGAAACGCAGAATGAATTGGATAAAATTTTCGGGTTGAATTTCGAGCGCGCCATTCATCCGTTCGATGAAAAAAACGGAAAAGTCAAGGCGCTGGACACAATTCGCTTTTCGATTGCCACGCATCGCGGCTGTTACGGCGAATGCAACTTCTGCGCGATCGCCGTTCACGAAGGTCGAACCGTTCGCAGTCGAAGCGCGAACTCCATTCTTCAGGAAGCCAAACAGTTAACGGAATTGCCGGACTTCAAAGGATACATTGTTGATGTCGGCGGACCAACAGCAAACATGTACGGATTCGAGTGTCGGAAAAAACTCACCCAAGGATGTT belongs to Candidatus Marinimicrobia bacterium CG08_land_8_20_14_0_20_45_22 and includes:
- a CDS encoding YgiQ family radical SAM protein produces the protein MFLPTTKDEMKRLGWDVCDVILITGDAYIDSPHIGVAVVGKVLLNAGYRVGIIAQPALNVPDDITRLGEPALFWGVSGGSIDSMIANYTASLKKRRSDDFTPGGINNRRPDRATIVYANLIRRHFKDTKSIVLGGIEASLRRVAHYDYWSDKIRKSILFDAKADVLVYGMGEKTTIKIAERLKNGADFRDVRGICYIAKECPPNALLLPSYEEVVGNKRRFIDMFQTFYQNSDPITAKTLCQPNDDRFLIQNPPQFYETQNELDKIFGLNFERAIHPFDEKNGKVKALDTIRFSIATHRGCYGECNFCAIAVHEGRTVRSRSANSILQEAKQLTELPDFKGYIVDVGGPTANMYGFECRKKLTQGCCPNRHCLYPEICPLLKINHSRQTELLKSLRALPKVKKVFVASGIRYDMVLADKKNGAAYLRELVNHHVSGQLKIAPEHTEDNVLALMGKPSRESLIEFKNLFDLFSKQAKKEQYLTYYLIAAHPGCTYENMVKLRNFTSKELKIHPEQVQIFIPVPSTWSGVMYYTEIDPFTNRKIFVEKNLPQKELQKRIIVEKTPFVQKKTRRSGWKTGAHVRTPKKR